Proteins from one Halovivax limisalsi genomic window:
- a CDS encoding FKBP-type peptidyl-prolyl cis-trans isomerase, with amino-acid sequence MTEEEEADAPADDAEAETETETESGLQAGDFVEIDYTARTVEDDQLVDTTDQDVADEEGVEADQEFEPRTIVLGEGHLFETVEEEIIGGEVGDSATVTVPAEEAFGTYDPDAVETVSAEKIDEDDRYPGAQIQLEGRTGYLETIVGGRARVDFNHPLAGEDVEYEYEILDEVDDRERQAASLFEMYLDVTPDLWIETDEVEEEVLVEPDEDEGDEDESDAEPEYETEVVEKETLYVESTPQLTMNQQWMFSKQQIAQDVIEKVGVDRVIVQDVIDGAGGMGMGMPGMMGGMGGGDGGDLEDALEDADVDADELVEELEADVEE; translated from the coding sequence CCGAGACGGAATCCGGCCTGCAGGCCGGGGACTTCGTCGAGATCGACTACACGGCTCGCACCGTCGAAGACGACCAGCTCGTCGACACGACCGACCAGGACGTCGCCGACGAAGAGGGCGTCGAGGCCGACCAGGAGTTCGAACCGCGCACGATCGTCCTCGGCGAGGGCCACCTGTTCGAGACGGTCGAGGAGGAGATCATCGGCGGCGAGGTCGGCGATAGCGCCACCGTGACCGTCCCGGCCGAGGAGGCCTTCGGCACCTACGATCCGGACGCCGTCGAAACCGTCAGCGCGGAGAAGATCGACGAAGACGACCGCTACCCGGGCGCTCAGATCCAGCTCGAAGGACGGACCGGCTACCTCGAGACGATCGTCGGCGGCCGAGCGCGCGTTGACTTCAACCATCCCCTCGCCGGCGAGGACGTCGAGTACGAGTACGAGATCCTCGACGAGGTCGACGACCGCGAACGACAGGCCGCCAGCCTCTTCGAGATGTACCTCGACGTGACGCCCGACCTCTGGATCGAAACCGACGAGGTCGAAGAGGAGGTTCTCGTCGAGCCTGACGAGGACGAGGGTGACGAAGACGAGTCAGACGCCGAACCCGAGTACGAGACCGAAGTCGTCGAGAAGGAGACGCTCTACGTCGAATCCACCCCGCAGCTGACGATGAACCAGCAGTGGATGTTCTCGAAGCAGCAGATCGCCCAGGACGTCATCGAGAAGGTCGGCGTCGACCGCGTCATCGTCCAGGACGTCATCGACGGCGCCGGCGGCATGGGCATGGGCATGCCCGGCATGATGGGCGGCATGGGCGGCGGTGACGGCGGCGACCTCGAGGACGCGCTCGAAGACGCGGACGTCGACGCGGACGAACTCGTCGAGGAACTCGAAGCCGACGTCGAGGAGTGA
- a CDS encoding RAD55 family ATPase has translation MAGRLQTGIDVLDRKLDGGLPPGCTVAYTAEPASQSELLLYQLTAARGTLYLSTERSDEDVRHSIDRSSATVGSPTIRHVTGQDPIEDAHRLISALPDGANLIIDTMDVLERTDVEGFRRFFSDLKTQMLETGSIAVLHCLESDRTPPNRSTTLHMADAVFDLETTVGATEIENYLTIPKFRAGGAPTERIKLELAEEVAIDTSRDIA, from the coding sequence ATGGCTGGTCGGCTACAGACGGGTATCGACGTGTTAGATCGGAAACTCGACGGCGGGTTGCCGCCGGGGTGTACCGTCGCCTACACGGCCGAGCCGGCCAGCCAGTCCGAACTCCTGTTGTACCAGCTGACCGCCGCCAGAGGGACCCTCTACCTCTCGACCGAGCGCTCCGACGAGGACGTCCGCCACAGCATCGATCGGTCCTCGGCGACGGTCGGCAGTCCCACGATCAGACACGTCACGGGCCAGGACCCGATCGAGGACGCCCACCGACTCATCAGCGCCTTACCCGACGGCGCGAACCTGATCATCGATACGATGGACGTCCTCGAACGAACCGACGTCGAGGGGTTCCGTCGATTCTTCAGCGACCTGAAGACCCAGATGCTCGAAACGGGTTCGATCGCCGTCCTGCACTGTCTCGAGAGCGATCGAACGCCCCCCAACCGATCGACGACGCTGCACATGGCGGACGCCGTCTTCGACCTGGAGACGACCGTCGGCGCGACCGAGATCGAAAATTACCTCACCATCCCGAAGTTCCGCGCCGGCGGCGCGCCCACCGAGCGGATCAAGCTAGAGCTCGCCGAAGAGGTCGCCATCGACACGAGTCGCGACATCGCCTGA
- the pyrB gene encoding aspartate carbamoyltransferase, with the protein MRHGNLLTSKQLSRADVETVLDRAAAFDAGEAEPAASHAETLLGLLFFEPSTRTKMSFETAIKRLGGDVVDMGSIESSSVKKGESLADTVRVIAGYTDAIVLRHPKQGAAKLASEYVDVPVINAGDGAGHHPTQTLLDLYTIRENAGLDDLTIGIMGDLKYGRTVHSLAYALAEFDTRQHFISPESLQLPREVVFDLHQQGASVKEHEHLGAVLSELDVLYVTRIQRERFPDENEYQKVAGEYQISAGTLTDARDDLTVLHPLPRVDEIAPDVDETDHAAYFEQAHNGVPVRMALLDLLAGDTDA; encoded by the coding sequence ATGCGCCACGGAAATCTCCTCACGAGCAAACAGCTGTCGCGGGCCGACGTGGAGACGGTGCTCGACCGCGCCGCCGCATTCGACGCGGGCGAGGCCGAGCCCGCCGCGTCCCACGCCGAGACGCTCCTCGGGCTCCTGTTTTTCGAACCGAGCACGCGGACGAAGATGAGCTTCGAGACCGCGATCAAGCGCCTGGGCGGCGACGTCGTCGACATGGGATCGATCGAGTCCTCGAGCGTCAAGAAGGGCGAGAGCCTGGCCGACACCGTCCGCGTCATCGCCGGCTACACGGACGCGATCGTCCTGCGCCACCCGAAACAGGGCGCCGCGAAACTGGCCAGCGAGTACGTCGACGTCCCCGTCATCAACGCGGGCGACGGTGCGGGCCACCACCCGACACAGACCTTACTCGACCTCTACACGATCCGCGAGAACGCCGGGCTCGACGACCTCACGATCGGGATCATGGGCGATCTCAAGTACGGTCGGACGGTCCACTCGCTCGCCTACGCGCTCGCGGAGTTCGACACACGCCAGCACTTCATCAGCCCGGAGAGCCTGCAACTGCCCCGAGAGGTCGTCTTCGATCTGCACCAGCAAGGCGCGTCGGTGAAAGAACACGAACACCTCGGGGCGGTCCTGTCGGAACTCGACGTCCTCTACGTCACGCGCATCCAGCGCGAGCGCTTCCCCGACGAGAACGAGTACCAGAAAGTCGCCGGCGAGTACCAGATCTCGGCAGGGACCCTCACCGACGCCCGGGACGATTTGACCGTATTGCATCCGCTCCCGCGGGTCGACGAGATCGCCCCGGACGTGGACGAGACCGACCACGCGGCGTACTTCGAACAGGCGCACAACGGCGTCCCCGTTCGCATGGCGCTGCTCGATCTACTCGCGGGTGATACCGATGCCTGA
- the pyrI gene encoding aspartate carbamoyltransferase regulatory subunit, whose translation MPEDHQLRVSKIRNGTVIDHVRAGQALNVLAILGIDGAEGESVSIGMNVPSDRLANKDIVKVEGRELSQDEVDVLSLIAPDATINIVRDYEVVEKHRVDRPATVEGILQCPNAGCITTADEPITSRFDVLDDGVRCGYCERIVREGIPELIER comes from the coding sequence ATGCCTGAGGACCACCAGCTGCGCGTCAGCAAGATCAGAAACGGTACCGTCATCGATCACGTCAGAGCCGGGCAGGCGCTCAACGTCCTCGCGATCCTCGGCATCGACGGCGCCGAGGGCGAGAGCGTCTCGATCGGGATGAACGTTCCCTCGGACCGACTCGCGAACAAGGACATCGTCAAGGTCGAGGGTCGCGAACTCAGCCAGGATGAGGTCGACGTCCTCTCGCTGATCGCTCCCGACGCGACGATCAACATCGTCCGGGACTACGAGGTCGTCGAGAAACACCGCGTCGACCGACCGGCGACCGTCGAGGGGATCCTCCAGTGTCCCAACGCGGGCTGTATCACGACCGCCGACGAACCGATCACCTCCCGCTTCGACGTCCTCGACGACGGCGTCCGCTGTGGGTACTGCGAGCGCATCGTCCGCGAGGGGATTCCCGAACTCATCGAACGGTAG
- a CDS encoding DHH family phosphoesterase has protein sequence MSVGATISSASEYAILGCGSVGYAVAEELVEQGKDVRIVDRDENRVESLRDQDMDARVADISSSAVVEHVEDCDVVLILASDVEANVAAVEHVRSAGTGSFVIARASDPVSGDELSDRGADVVINPSAVIADSALRALESGELAHNAETLARIIEGTEDRLAIVTKDNPDPDSIASAAAMQAIAEHLGVESDIVYLGDIGHQENRAFVNLLGIELTLWEDPEGTDAYDTLIFVDHTSSPALDRPADAIIDHRETDLEADPEFLDVRPSMSSTSTIMTKYIQEFDLNVSEEVATALLYGIRAETLDFKRDTTPADLTAAAYLYPFANHDTLEQVESPSMSPETLDVLAEAIANRDVQGSHLVSNAGFIRDREALTQAANHLLNLEGVTTTAVFGIADETIFLAARSKDIRMNIGRVLDDAYGEIGEVAGHSTQSTAEIPLGIFTGIQISDDTRETLLELTEEAVTRTLFDAMGVEGSSESSNGN, from the coding sequence ATGAGTGTGGGGGCTACCATCTCGTCTGCTTCGGAGTACGCTATTCTCGGGTGCGGAAGCGTGGGGTACGCCGTCGCGGAGGAGTTGGTCGAGCAGGGCAAGGACGTCCGGATCGTCGACCGCGACGAGAACCGGGTGGAATCGCTTCGCGATCAGGACATGGACGCACGCGTCGCCGACATCTCGAGCTCGGCGGTCGTCGAACACGTCGAGGACTGCGACGTGGTGTTGATCCTGGCTTCGGACGTCGAGGCGAATGTCGCCGCCGTCGAACACGTTCGATCCGCCGGCACAGGTTCGTTCGTCATCGCGCGTGCGAGCGACCCCGTTTCAGGCGACGAACTCTCCGATCGAGGCGCCGACGTCGTCATCAACCCGTCGGCGGTGATCGCCGACTCGGCGCTCCGCGCGCTCGAATCCGGCGAACTCGCACACAACGCCGAAACGCTGGCGCGGATCATCGAGGGGACCGAGGACCGCCTCGCGATCGTCACGAAGGACAACCCGGACCCCGATTCGATCGCCAGCGCTGCGGCCATGCAGGCCATCGCCGAGCACCTGGGGGTCGAGTCCGATATCGTCTACCTCGGCGACATCGGTCACCAGGAGAACCGGGCGTTCGTCAACCTGCTCGGAATCGAACTCACCCTCTGGGAGGACCCGGAGGGGACCGACGCATACGACACCCTCATCTTCGTCGATCACACCAGCTCGCCCGCGCTCGATCGGCCGGCCGACGCCATCATCGATCACCGGGAGACGGACCTCGAGGCGGATCCGGAGTTCCTCGACGTCAGACCCAGCATGTCCTCGACGTCGACCATCATGACGAAGTACATCCAGGAGTTCGACCTCAACGTCTCAGAGGAGGTCGCGACGGCGCTGCTCTACGGCATCCGGGCCGAGACGCTCGACTTCAAACGCGACACCACGCCAGCGGACCTGACCGCGGCCGCCTACCTCTATCCGTTCGCCAATCACGACACGCTCGAACAGGTCGAGTCGCCCTCCATGTCGCCCGAGACGCTCGACGTCCTCGCGGAGGCCATCGCCAACCGCGACGTGCAGGGCAGCCACCTCGTCTCGAACGCCGGCTTCATCCGGGATCGCGAGGCGCTCACCCAGGCGGCGAACCACCTGCTCAACCTCGAGGGCGTGACCACGACGGCCGTCTTCGGCATCGCCGACGAGACCATCTTCCTCGCCGCGCGCTCGAAGGACATCCGAATGAACATCGGGCGCGTGCTGGACGACGCCTACGGCGAGATCGGCGAGGTGGCCGGCCACTCGACCCAGTCGACGGCGGAGATTCCGCTCGGCATCTTCACCGGCATCCAGATCTCCGACGACACGCGCGAGACGCTGCTCGAACTGACCGAAGAAGCCGTGACCCGGACCCTCTTCGACGCGATGGGCGTCGAGGGAAGTAGCGAGAGTTCGAACGGCAACTGA
- a CDS encoding PRC-barrel domain-containing protein — protein MDETPQEITALVGREVYTNNGVYVGEVEDLKLDLDTQTVTGLAVGTLSGELFEEESRQGLGIIVPYRWVRAVGDVILVADVVERVREPDEEEEVVA, from the coding sequence ATGGACGAGACACCGCAGGAGATTACGGCGCTCGTGGGTCGGGAGGTATATACGAACAACGGCGTCTACGTCGGCGAGGTCGAGGACCTCAAACTCGACCTCGACACCCAGACGGTGACGGGATTGGCCGTCGGGACGCTGAGCGGCGAACTGTTCGAGGAGGAATCGCGGCAGGGCCTCGGCATCATCGTCCCCTATCGGTGGGTCCGCGCGGTCGGCGACGTCATCCTCGTCGCCGACGTCGTCGAGCGGGTTCGCGAACCCGACGAGGAAGAAGAGGTCGTGGCCTGA
- a CDS encoding phosphoenolpyruvate carboxykinase (ATP): MSETGTEPPSSARRFPDPTQSGNIQYNPTLKELRSLARDDERTTEYGSPAYVSEYRSRCADRTANAVDHDFEERDWALVRTGLDAVSDREMLCVDRLVGRHPDATFCCRLYVPIEYARIALTWAKLFEPSDGREPDFETVQVPDHDETAIRILPDEGTTVVLGSDYTGEAKKSFLRLFMYRTKQAGGLGLHAGSKRLTVRDGGQSDDDLRTVGQLFLGLSATGKSTLTSHGCWLTEPESATMLQDDVCALLPDGSVAGSEGQGLYIKTIGLTASEQPALYEAATAESAVLENVAVDEDGTVDFHDDSYTSNGRAVIQRDELESAADEIDLETVDQIFFITRNPLMPPVAKLEGPQAAVAFMLGESIETSAGDPSRAGESIRVVGTNPFIVGSDGREGNRFYDLVRDLDVDCYVMNTGYVGAESMDVGVEESVTILTEIARGAVEWTHDERLGMTIPSDVPGIDVEEFYVPDHVSDFEDAIASLREERRAYLAEFPELREEIVDAVY, translated from the coding sequence ATGTCCGAAACCGGGACCGAACCCCCGTCGTCGGCTCGGCGGTTCCCCGATCCCACACAGTCCGGCAATATTCAGTATAATCCGACACTGAAGGAGCTCCGATCGCTCGCGCGCGACGACGAGCGCACGACCGAGTACGGGTCGCCCGCCTACGTCAGCGAGTATCGATCGCGCTGTGCCGACCGGACGGCAAACGCCGTCGATCACGACTTCGAGGAACGGGACTGGGCGCTCGTGCGGACGGGTCTCGACGCGGTATCGGACCGGGAAATGCTCTGCGTGGACCGACTCGTCGGCCGCCACCCCGACGCGACCTTTTGCTGTCGCCTCTACGTGCCAATCGAGTACGCGCGCATCGCGCTGACCTGGGCGAAGCTGTTCGAACCGTCGGACGGCCGGGAGCCCGATTTCGAGACCGTTCAGGTGCCCGACCACGACGAGACGGCGATCCGGATCCTCCCCGACGAGGGGACGACGGTCGTCCTCGGCAGCGACTACACGGGCGAGGCGAAGAAATCGTTCCTCCGCCTGTTCATGTACCGCACCAAGCAGGCCGGCGGGCTCGGGCTCCACGCCGGGAGCAAGCGCCTGACAGTTCGCGACGGCGGCCAGTCCGACGACGACCTTCGCACCGTCGGGCAACTCTTCCTCGGCCTCTCGGCGACCGGCAAGTCGACGCTCACCTCGCACGGCTGCTGGCTCACCGAGCCGGAGTCGGCGACCATGCTGCAAGACGACGTCTGCGCGTTGCTGCCGGACGGCTCCGTCGCGGGCAGCGAGGGCCAGGGACTGTACATCAAGACGATCGGACTGACGGCCTCGGAACAGCCGGCGCTCTACGAGGCGGCGACGGCCGAGTCGGCCGTCCTCGAGAACGTCGCCGTCGACGAGGACGGCACGGTCGACTTCCACGACGATAGCTACACGTCGAACGGGCGCGCCGTCATCCAGCGCGACGAACTCGAGAGCGCGGCCGACGAGATCGACCTCGAGACGGTCGATCAGATCTTCTTCATCACGCGTAACCCGCTCATGCCGCCGGTCGCGAAGCTCGAAGGTCCGCAGGCCGCCGTCGCGTTCATGCTCGGCGAATCCATCGAGACGAGCGCCGGCGATCCATCGCGCGCGGGCGAATCGATCCGCGTCGTCGGGACGAACCCCTTCATCGTCGGCTCCGATGGCCGGGAGGGCAACCGCTTTTACGACCTCGTCCGGGACCTCGACGTCGACTGTTACGTGATGAACACGGGCTACGTCGGCGCCGAGTCCATGGATGTCGGCGTCGAGGAGTCGGTCACGATCCTCACCGAGATCGCCAGGGGCGCCGTGGAGTGGACCCACGACGAGCGCCTGGGGATGACGATCCCGAGCGACGTACCCGGCATCGACGTCGAGGAGTTCTACGTGCCGGATCACGTCTCGGACTTCGAGGACGCGATCGCCTCGCTCCGAGAGGAGCGGCGGGCGTACCTCGCGGAGTTCCCGGAACTGCGCGAGGAAATCGTCGACGCCGTCTACTGA
- a CDS encoding HEWD family protein: MSDVEARTAIRSPERRTCERCGRSERWNPTQQGWQVVTENETPQAGRPQCIHEWNITGTFSPVE, encoded by the coding sequence ATGAGCGACGTCGAGGCTCGAACCGCGATTCGATCGCCCGAGCGGCGCACCTGCGAGCGTTGCGGACGATCCGAACGATGGAATCCGACCCAGCAAGGCTGGCAGGTAGTGACCGAGAACGAGACGCCCCAGGCGGGACGTCCGCAGTGCATCCACGAGTGGAACATCACGGGCACCTTTTCGCCCGTCGAATAA
- the cutA gene encoding divalent-cation tolerance protein CutA → MRSVYLTAPPEAADELARSIVERRLAACVNTISCESVYRWEGELVDDDEVVLIAKTTTDRAEDLTTYVRDHHPHDVPCIEQFEPTAVLDPYAEWCRRSVEEPIRSDDEPTDDE, encoded by the coding sequence ATGCGCTCGGTCTACCTCACCGCTCCGCCGGAGGCCGCCGACGAGCTGGCCCGTTCGATCGTCGAGCGACGACTCGCCGCCTGCGTCAATACAATTTCCTGCGAATCGGTCTATCGCTGGGAGGGCGAGCTCGTTGACGACGACGAGGTCGTCCTGATCGCGAAGACAACCACCGACCGGGCCGAGGACCTGACGACGTACGTCCGCGACCACCACCCCCACGACGTGCCGTGTATCGAACAGTTCGAGCCGACGGCCGTCCTCGATCCGTACGCGGAGTGGTGTCGTCGATCCGTCGAGGAACCAATTCGGTCCGACGACGAACCGACCGACGACGAGTGA
- a CDS encoding 50S ribosomal protein L11, with the protein MAGTIEVLVPGGEANPGPPLGPELGPTPVDVQAVVQEINDQTAAFDGTEVPVTVDYEDDGSFDIDVGVPPTAALIKDEAGFETGSGEPQEEFVADLSVDQVRTIAEQKHPDLLAYDLKNATKEVVGTCTSLGVTIEGENPREFKERIDSGEYDDIFAEA; encoded by the coding sequence ATGGCTGGAACTATCGAAGTGCTCGTTCCGGGCGGGGAGGCCAATCCTGGCCCACCACTCGGTCCGGAGCTCGGGCCGACGCCCGTCGACGTGCAGGCAGTCGTACAGGAGATCAACGACCAGACGGCCGCGTTCGACGGCACCGAAGTCCCCGTCACCGTCGACTACGAGGACGACGGGTCGTTCGACATCGACGTCGGCGTCCCGCCGACCGCGGCGCTGATCAAGGACGAGGCCGGCTTCGAGACGGGCAGCGGCGAACCACAGGAGGAGTTCGTGGCCGACCTCTCCGTCGATCAGGTCAGGACCATCGCGGAGCAGAAACATCCCGATCTGCTGGCGTACGACCTGAAGAACGCCACGAAGGAGGTCGTCGGTACCTGTACCTCCCTCGGCGTGACCATCGAGGGCGAGAATCCGCGCGAGTTCAAAGAGCGCATCGACAGCGGCGAGTACGACGACATCTTCGCCGAGGCCTGA
- a CDS encoding 50S ribosomal protein L1 has protein sequence MADSDIETAVADALAESPARNFTETVDLAINLRDLDLDEPSNRVDESVVLPAGTGQETTIVVFAEGETALRAEDVADDVLDGDALEDLGDDDDAAKELADDTDFFIAEEAMMQDIGRYLGTVLGPRGKMPTPLGRDDDVVETVNRMKNTVQIRSGDRRTFHTRVGAEDMDAADIADNVDVILRRLHADLEKGPQNIDSVYVKTTMGPSVEVA, from the coding sequence ATGGCAGATTCGGATATCGAAACAGCAGTCGCGGACGCGCTCGCGGAGTCGCCGGCTCGGAATTTCACCGAGACGGTCGACCTCGCGATCAACCTCCGGGACCTCGACCTTGACGAACCGTCGAATCGCGTCGACGAGTCCGTCGTCCTCCCGGCCGGCACCGGCCAGGAGACGACGATCGTCGTCTTCGCCGAGGGTGAAACGGCGCTCAGAGCCGAGGACGTCGCCGACGACGTCCTCGACGGCGACGCCCTCGAAGACCTCGGTGACGACGACGATGCGGCCAAAGAACTGGCCGACGACACCGACTTCTTCATCGCCGAGGAGGCGATGATGCAGGATATCGGTCGCTATCTCGGGACCGTCCTCGGTCCACGGGGCAAGATGCCGACCCCGCTCGGCCGGGACGACGACGTCGTCGAGACCGTCAACCGGATGAAAAACACCGTGCAGATCCGCTCCGGCGATCGGCGCACGTTCCACACGCGCGTCGGCGCCGAGGATATGGACGCGGCGGACATCGCCGACAACGTCGACGTCATCCTGCGTCGGCTGCACGCAGACCTCGAGAAGGGCCCGCAAAACATCGACTCCGTCTACGTGAAGACGACGATGGGCCCGTCCGTGGAGGTGGCCTGA
- a CDS encoding 50S ribosomal protein L10: MSAEATRKTENLPEWKRAEVDEITALVEAHENVGIVGIAGIPSKQLQDMRRELHGTAQLRVSRNTLQRRSLEAAGIDELSEYVEGQVGIVLTDENPFSLYRELEASKTPAPIGAGEVAPNDIVIPEGDTGVDPGPFVGELQQIGANARIEDGSIQVMEDSTVLEAGEEVSADLANVLNELGIEAKEVGLDLRAVYADGVTFDPEDLDIDVEAYEQDVASAAAQARNLAVNAVIPTESTAPLLVAKATGEAKSLGLQAAIEDEELVPDLVGKADAQLRALAAQIDDTDALPDELQDVEAPTPATDDETDEQADESTDDQDDADAAEDDTGDDDEDDGDGAEGLGAMFG, encoded by the coding sequence ATGAGCGCAGAGGCGACTCGCAAGACCGAGAACCTTCCCGAGTGGAAGCGAGCCGAGGTCGACGAGATCACCGCGCTCGTCGAGGCCCACGAGAACGTCGGCATCGTCGGCATCGCCGGCATTCCGTCGAAGCAACTGCAGGACATGCGCCGGGAGCTCCACGGCACCGCGCAACTGCGCGTCAGCCGTAACACGCTCCAGCGCCGGTCGCTCGAGGCCGCCGGGATCGACGAACTCAGCGAGTACGTCGAGGGCCAGGTCGGGATCGTCCTCACGGACGAGAACCCGTTCAGCCTCTATCGCGAACTCGAGGCCTCGAAGACGCCGGCGCCGATCGGCGCCGGCGAGGTCGCGCCGAACGACATCGTCATTCCGGAAGGCGATACCGGCGTCGATCCCGGCCCGTTCGTCGGCGAACTCCAGCAGATCGGCGCGAACGCGCGCATCGAGGACGGTTCGATCCAGGTCATGGAGGACTCGACGGTGCTCGAAGCCGGCGAGGAGGTCTCCGCCGACCTCGCGAACGTCCTCAACGAACTCGGCATCGAGGCCAAGGAGGTCGGCCTCGACCTGCGCGCCGTCTACGCCGACGGCGTCACGTTCGATCCCGAGGACCTCGACATCGACGTCGAAGCATACGAGCAAGACGTCGCGAGCGCGGCCGCTCAGGCGCGCAACCTCGCCGTGAACGCGGTCATTCCGACCGAGTCGACGGCGCCGCTGCTCGTCGCGAAGGCCACGGGCGAGGCCAAGAGCCTCGGCCTCCAGGCCGCGATCGAGGACGAGGAGCTCGTACCGGATCTCGTGGGCAAGGCCGACGCGCAGCTGCGCGCGCTCGCAGCCCAGATCGACGACACCGACGCGCTCCCCGACGAACTGCAGGACGTCGAGGCGCCGACACCGGCGACCGACGACGAGACCGACGAGCAGGCCGACGAATCGACCGACGACCAAGACGACGCCGACGCGGCCGAGGACGACACCGGCGACGATGACGAAGACGACGGTGATGGCGCGGAAGGCCTCGGTGCGATGTTCGGCTAA
- the rpl12p gene encoding 50S ribosomal protein P1 has protein sequence MEYVYAALILNESGEEINEDNLTDVLDAAGVDVEESRVKALVAALEDVDIDEAVADAAAVPAAGGAGAAAPAEGGDEEEDEEVEETSDVPDTTDDDDEEDEASGEGLGELFG, from the coding sequence ATGGAATACGTTTACGCTGCACTCATCCTGAACGAATCGGGCGAAGAGATCAACGAAGACAACCTCACCGACGTGCTCGACGCCGCCGGCGTCGACGTCGAAGAATCGCGCGTGAAGGCGCTCGTCGCCGCGCTCGAGGACGTCGACATCGACGAGGCCGTCGCCGACGCCGCCGCCGTGCCCGCGGCGGGTGGCGCCGGCGCTGCCGCGCCGGCCGAGGGCGGCGACGAGGAGGAGGACGAGGAGGTCGAAGAGACCAGCGACGTGCCGGACACGACGGACGACGATGACGAGGAGGACGAGGCCAGCGGCGAGGGCCTCGGCGAACTCTTCGGCTAA